The genomic DNA ACCTATATATAGTAATGGAGTAGGAAAAAAGGGGAGGATGTATCGTGCAACGTCGGTTGAAATTTACCGTGCTTATCGGACTGATTATGATCCTGGGGGCATTGGCGTGGGTGGTTCCGAGTAAGACCGAGCAATCAAAACAACGAGTGGATGCCATCAACGCGTCTGCTGATGCAGTGCCAGTCATTGCGCAGATGGGGAAGCAGGCCCCTGATTTCAAGCTGAAGGATTTGTCCGGCAAGGATGTCCAATTATCTGACTTCAAGGGGAAGACGGTCGTCTTGAATTTCTGGACTACTTGGTGTTCGTATTGTAAGAAAGAGATTCCTGAGCTGATCAATTTTCATCTTTTGCACCAGAAAGAAAATGTGGTCGTCCTCGCGGTCAATTTAAGTTCGGAAGAGGAAAATGTTGAGCAGGTTTCGTTTTTTGCCGAAGAATTTCAAATCCCGTTTACGGTTCCATTGGATCAGGAAGGAACAGTAGGTGAGGCGTATCAGGTATTCATGATTCCGACTACCTACATCATCGGACCGGATGGCTTGATTCAAAACAAGATTATGGGACCAGTAAAACTCGATCAGCTTGAGCAGCAGCTGAAATCGGAGTAACGAAATGACCATTGGCGAGTAAATCGACCATTTCGGATAGTGAATGCCGAAGATCGGATAGTAAATACTCAATTTTGGATAGTAAACACAAAAGTTCGGATAGTAAATGCCCGATTTCGGACAGTAAACGTCACAAATGATAGTTCTCTTTTGTATGTCCAGTTTGTTTTGCAAGTTCATCGAGCTTGCTGTTCAAATAGATGTAATCGAGATCAATGAGGGCTGAACGATCGATTCCGGAGCCGACAGCTTTAGCGAACTTCCAAACAGCCTCCTTCAATGGACCTTCACTCTTCTCGGCGATCATTGTCAAAGCATCAATAATCGTAGCGATGACTGAAACGTCCTGCCTGCTGTAAAAGCGGATCTGATAAAAGGTTTTGTAAAGCACATGGGCGAATGTCGTGGTTTTCAAGATGACCCTCAAATTCTTCTCACGGTCATAAAGGTAGGGTTCTTCCATTGAGCGTTCGGCAAGGCGAGCAAGGATTTTCCCAAGCCTCTGGATACAATTGATTGCTGTTTGAGGATCATTGATACCAGGTGAAATCGCACGTAAGGCGATTTCCGTCAGCTTTTGGATG from Pseudalkalibacillus sp. SCS-8 includes the following:
- a CDS encoding peroxiredoxin family protein; the protein is MQRRLKFTVLIGLIMILGALAWVVPSKTEQSKQRVDAINASADAVPVIAQMGKQAPDFKLKDLSGKDVQLSDFKGKTVVLNFWTTWCSYCKKEIPELINFHLLHQKENVVVLAVNLSSEEENVEQVSFFAEEFQIPFTVPLDQEGTVGEAYQVFMIPTTYIIGPDGLIQNKIMGPVKLDQLEQQLKSE